The genomic window aaaattggcgatgatcttcaaaatcgattcagtttgaaaaaggcataacatattattttaacatataaataattactatagaaatgaatggtcaaataaacctggcttaattcatttcgaaaagtgaaatggtcaaataattagataattcaaaacaataattcaaaaaaacaaaatcaactcaaatacttcaatttcaattaaaatatttccaaaaatttgtcccaaaaaatgatagctctcaaagtattcttttcatctcatctgatgtccttgaccatcactttgatattgatttaagaagaagtgatataagtttaaagtgtttaattGTGCGTCtttgtgtttctcagtgacatcgtagccccctaaacggtcgaaccgactttattgagaacattttatagcttccaaaaatcggtttagaaggaataaatcgcattttttaaatcgggttttttaaattttataaatttcatatgtttcatatttcatatgtaATCAATCATATGATtatatgtcaatttaaaaaagagaCCCCGCATATATCACAAGGAATAATATAGGTACATATCCTCTTTAATTTAAACACACCCCCCTCCCCTACCCCCCTCACAGGAAGAAGTCACATATAATATATGTACCTATTACTACCCTCTAAATTAAtaagtattgttttaattaaaataatttcacaatataacctaaatattttctaaaataaatatttctatggatacatacatacattaccAACCTTACGTCCTACATACATACTAAAGTTTAAGTAACAAAGAAGATCTTTTATAAATCACAATATAAAGAGTTTTGTGTATTGTAGTAGATAGGTACACACAACAGAAcagaacacacacacacaggaGGAGCTCTGGAAATGTGAAGGAATGTGTGGGAATTTTCTCTTTGTCACGATGAAAATAACTAAATCAAAATATGGGATAACATATATGCTACTTTATAACTACAATATATGCAATATTCATAACATAAAAGATATACAAGTACCATATTACACGAACATATTTTTCTTTGGAAGATTagagaaaattatatcaatttatgGGTCTTTTTTTGATTGCTGGTCGTTTTTCTGGCGTTTATTGATGCAATTTCAAACTCTCATGACGACAAGcagtcaatatggcagtcataaCGAGgcttaaatctttttaaaaaaaattgcaattatctATGGAATATTCATTCAAACATTTGAAcaataatgttataaattactatggtttcttacaattcttctatttttatataataacgcCTCCTGATACTcagttttaaatacaaaaaaagaaaaagaaacaaaaattggaTCTCTTTAACGATAGACGATTAGGTAAGTAATTTCTAAGATATCAACTAAAATCGACTACGAGTAATGATATTCTGGACTAGATTCTTTGCTCGACATGACACCTCTAAAAAAATTCGAGTATATGGATCGAAGCTTCTCTTTAGGTGGAAAGAAAATGGACACTTAGTTTCTGGCCTAATTAGTGCCCTCACGGaactatgaaaaaatgtttcaaacaaaagttgtttattttttcaatttttgttgtatctcttacggtttacaagatgggtcctaccgaCCTAAGACCCAaaatcgcacaaatttttgtttttaacttctttatgtGAGCTTTAATCAatgcagtcgaacagtttttgtaaagattcattgactggcCCAAGATTGCAAGGTATAAATCTTACCGCCCTCTACCATTTCAGGTTTTCCTATTTTTTCTATGTGAACTCAAGGTCCAGTGAACAACAAGTGAACAACAAGTGCTGTGAGAGAAATGAGGTCTGGTaatccttaaaaataataaacctaCAACTTTACTTTGAGAAAATGTTCATtccagaatttaaagaaaatgcaTTCATAAGCAATTGCTAATTTGCTTCGAGTACGTGATGGTtcacacaaaataatctttCCTCTGGCAAATAATTCACCGTGTATCCTAGTTACATCTTCATTGGAATCTCACAATGTTGTTGCAACACACAGAGAAAATAGTAATCTTCAAAATAACACAACAACATTCCACCATATTGTATTTGTCAATGAGAAAAGTCAACGCTCAACGCTCAACGACAACGATGAGATGAAATATTTAACAAGAATAGTTTAGTCAAAATATAAACCATTCAACCTATGTGTACCTAacctatacaaattttaaaaaaatatcaaaacaagcAGGTTATGTTAGGTATAAGTGAATTACAACATTCAACGCCAATGCGGTTTTCACGTGGAATGCGTTTCATACCTAGGTactttatatctctattgtgaAAATTGTATTACTCGAAATAGTTGACATATACCTCTCTACCATCTACCTGTGTAAAATGTTACAGAGTACACCACCAGAGAGTACCTACTCACCAGCTCTCTGGTGAGGGTTACCACATGTTTCAAATGTAAAGGATATACAATAGAGAAGTTGTTGTAGATTCACTATAACGAAATAATATTAGTAGGTGTATGTTAAATAGCTTAAATGAATGTGATGAAGAATGAGGTTATGTGTATGGGTTTCTACTACGTTGAATTCAAAGGTTTCAAATTCCATTATCATACCGTTGACGCCGTGGTTATAGATATTTACTGTACTTATATGTTTGTTACATTACCTAGCTGCTTACTTTGACATTATTATTAAgcttagtaattttatttcggGAAGAATATGTCTTAATAaggttaaaaaaacaactttgaaGGAAACATCAAAAGGAAATGTACAAAGTATAAAGTTAACAATGTCAAGAAACCATAAAAATGGGTTTCTTTCTACCATCGACAACTAGCTTAAGAAAATCGcattattgaaatattgaaataaagctTATTCCAAACGTTAAACGCCTAAAATCGAGGAGAAATCAAAAACAGTGTTAatgacaagtaaaatttacaaaatttaaaaagcccctgacaaatttttcagctacggaaccctaaactcgcatttgcacatatctaagaacattctgcctttttccttaaaagctgagccgatttggaaaatcatcgctaattttcagttttttcgggtaaggaaccctaaattcgcgatgaactatttatattgttataccatttttgaacgcgTAGATAACATAGATAACGAACGAAAAATAAGACAAACGTTAACTCTAAATCGAGTTAATAAACCAAATTGAAGCGACCTTCTCCAAAATGGAATATTGGCAAATGATTCTACAAAAATTAAGCTTACATTCAATTAAGCTGAGTCGCTTAATAATCAAGCGTTAATTATGCCTGCTGATAAAAGAACTTTTACATAGGTTTTACTgtaccacaaaaaaaaaccgatatTTACCTGATATcactgaaatttatatttatacaactttctaatttcccATTTTCGGAGTGAAAGCACTTACTTTTTATTTGACCTATCAGGAATTACTACTATTTTGGTACATATAATGCCATCTATAAATACAaagtaaaacataataattcaaaaataatattttagtacaTAGAGTGCCATCTAATTGCAAATTAaagaaactataaatatttaaaaaataatattttagtacaTAGAGTGCTATCTAATTGCAAATTAAAGAAactataaacatttcaaaaataatattttagtacaTAGAGTGCCATCTAATTGCAAATTAaagaaactataaatatttttaaaataatattttagtacaTAGAGTGCCATCTAATTGCAAATTAaagaaactataaatatttaaaaataatattttagtacaTAGAGTGCCATCTAATTGCAAATTAaagaaactataaatatttcaaaaataatattttagtacaTAGAGTGCCATCTAATAGCAAATTAaagaaactataaatatttttaaaataatattttagtacaTAGAGTGCCATCTAATAGCAAGTTAaagaaactataaatatttttaaaattattttaataacatagaGTTCTATCTATGAACAACCAAGTAAACTatggatataatttataatcaattccatgaagcatataggcaggagaacgatcgctatagaaaatattgtccccgaaatatggataaaataagtgaggcgctgcgatcaatacgtagtatcaataaaagcgggctgttgtgcgctaatttcaaatgatatatcaatttgtacattatgctaacaacaacagctaacttcacaaatactacttcttgatgacacgctaatgctttagtttaatctttctcctgttctataaccttcatggaATTTTAAAAGCTTCTATTCAAAACGATGTATTATATCTTTAAATAATTGCTTTTTATGTACTTGATTAGTATTTGATGATGATTAGTTTTAGctatcaaattaataaacaaatgcaataaactttataaacaatatacattgatttattgatttattatatttgtaatttcatttatttttcagagATATgagaacaaatattataattttggagattatcgacaaaataataattttttctctgaacttttaaaagaattatcttATTTTAGGTTTACAAAACctatgttttaattaaactatttaaactgatgtttaattatgttatttatttttatcaatattaatatttataatgtaaagtattaagttaattataagaTTACAAATAAGCCGATTAGCTGAGAGAGTATAGCACTTGACTATGAAGCTAAAACACGCTATAGTTCGTATCCTGGTGGgattaacatttttacttttagattaaataaaatttttctgaaaatcgttatatattttaaattttgttttatttttaaaattttctatcctaatttttatttaagaacaaaattatcaattaattaattatttagtaaaggtaagtaagTAGTAAGTTAATTATGTGGTATCACATAAGCTGGGTGGCTGTGTGGGTATGTCACTTCCGTCTGAAACAAAAGTACGCCGGTTCGTATCCTGGTGtggttaaatttttacattaaaataattgaatttttcctgttttttaaattttccactctttttatagttaaacCCGCCCTCTTGTCATAAATCATGTTAATTATAcgtatgtcataaatcactattatttcagggggtgggaacttaaataatcataaatattctttaaaatcataaatcatttttgaataggaAAACATGTAACAAggtttatctcactcatattctcctattacaaaatattaaaattgtagtaaaaatattaaaaaatagcttGCTTActctaaaatttgaaactttttaataggagaacatgtcatatagcTAACCTCcatcatattctcctattacaaaatattaaaaaaatacttatttttcttGCTTgctttttgttgtttgttaaaattcttgttaaataaaattttagaagattttgtaataggagaacatgatatttcacaaaaaaaaaggaattagtTTAGTCCCACTTTCTTAATTATATCATAACTCACTCTTCTATCaggggtgggaattaaaataatataaatcttaCTTATTTGTCGCTTATGGTTCATCAcaacaattatctaaaaaagtGACAATTTATCGgtataacttatttaattaaaaatttattcgacaCAATACTAGGTACGAACCGAGGTTCTCTATAACCAAAGCCGATTATGCTAACCACTACCCCAtcgtatacaaataaaaaatgttattatataaaactttcactcacctttttctaataaacttattttcttaaactattacctatgaataattaattgttatttcataaaataagaaaaaaagtaattatgttagtcccaccttcctacttatgtcataaatcaatcTTCTGTCaaggggtgggaattaaaataacataaaatatactctcttacttaattaataaaaaaaattcgggcCAAAGCTAGATACGAACCGACGTGCTTTGTAACCGGAGACGACTGAGCTGTCCACTACTCCACCTTGGACATATTAGGATAATCAATAACGtactataaataacttttactcAACTTTTTACTATGTATAAACTTATTTCCTTTCACTGACCTTTTTTCATTTAACTCATATTAAACTTACCCATCatgaatttctttttacttacctttttttcaataaacttacctataaatgaataattgtagtaatattttgttaaaaatgtaggttctgtttgatattcctgaaatcAATGTAAAGGATGAAAGATAAAGGgaggtataatattgaataataataattaaaccagaaaaattgataaaaacaatattttattatatatatttatttgtacattcCTTGTagaaataaatctgttctggaagtcagaatatttaatttgaaattcagaaaaagaatatgtaaagtaaaaatatctctgaaaaagtctgaaaatatcaaataaatttattaatcaatcatttaatgatAGTAAATGGTAATTGATTGAGactctttcggaagaaatattcTGACTTCCAGAACAGATTTATATTGCACAAGGGATATTTCAcccaaaataaatatgaatgaataataatggttattttaaacagtataaaattatttttcgggataacgttctcattttttctaaattttcaataattttatcctgaattttttttaacagttctttgttaaattttattttgaatttccttggtggaaaaaatatttgaaaaaaagataagtcttagaaaactctgaaaaaaacttagaaactttaaaaaaatattagaaactctgaataactctgaattagactagtccgaaaacgttgagaaattcaaagttcctaagaaaaaaaaaaacaatttttaacataaaaaaacaaacagtaCTTTATTTAGAACATTCTTTTACACATTTCAGCATATCTTTCTCGACTTAAAACTAATTCATGCcgaacataatttaatttttcatgtacaaatttattatttggttcatattgtaaaaatttaaccaaATCATTTTCAGCCTTCTCAAAATCCCTTACCGCCGTATAAGCTAAACCCCGTTTATACAATGATTTCACATGTTCCGAATCTTGAACAAGTATTTTCGAACATAATGGAATCACCTCTTCATAATTATTCTGCTTTAACTGACAACTAGCTAAATTTCCATAcaagattaattttaaattttcaatatcaatCAATTTTACACCATCGATTTCTGTTGATTCGACATCATCGATTTCTAAAATACATGTGATCAATAATCGACATGCTTTACTAAATCGATAAAATGCATCAATATAACGATTCTGTTGAAATAGTTCAACACCGCGTTCTTTATGCTTTGTAGctaatgcatattttttatcagctggaaaatcgaaaaaatatccGTTAAATTCTaacttaagtaattttattttaaatgtaatgattgtttcatttaattgtattttcacATCACTAAATTCATTTTCCAACATGGtttcaagtaatttttcaaatttacgaTCTAATTTCGTATCGAATTCACCCATAATACAATTTTGTTCGATACCATTTTTCTCTTGACGAATATATTCGGTGTCATAATTCGATCCATTAATTTCGATATCACTTAAAACTATCGTACATACACAACATTCAACTGGTTTTTCACCTATAACGCCATTTTCAATCACTGTTTTGTGTATACCATCTTTGGAAAATACTTTTGacgacatttttgtttttctagacTAAAGATTGTGATGGAATTTTACAAGAATTTATAATTGTCTCTTGTAGCAGATCAAATAAACGAATATCTTTAGCTAATGATGAAAATGGTATTTGTTGATAGTCTAAAATAAAACTACCAGTgggaaaatttgataataaagtaTGAATTATCGATTGAGCAGCGTCCACGGATGATTTTACGATGAAAGAATGTATTGGAGtgtttaatatgaataaaactGGATTGGttagttttggaaattttggaaataCTTGTTTTTCACAATTTCCAGGATCCACTGCGTACACAGAAACGTTGGTCTCTAAAATCaaataaccaaaaatattaacaacaagATTTAAAACAGTTATGAAAACTACTGGCCTTctggttagattaggttagagtggttgtCCTGGGATGGAACACACTTAGAGCAAAGAGTTCATTGTGATACTGAAAGTGAACCAATTGAAGCTGTTTAaaaacagcaggagagctttgacgtcaacgaacTTAAGGTtgaagaggtcgtcaaagaaaggctggttTAAGTGAGTCTAACCCCTCATGGCAGTCTATCCCAATAATTGGACAGTTATGAAAACCACAAGCAGTTATGAAATGCAAAAGACCAAGAGCaaatcgtttaaaattcctCGGGATTGATGTTTTTTATAAGGTCAGTCTTGGAGAGTGCTTAAAATCTAACTTCTAATTGATATTGGCTCTTGGATTTGTAATTACGACAAGTActtaactataaaaatcattcacCTTTCAGTTCTTCAGATAAATGAAATGTAAAAGCTAATAAAGCTAATTTTGAAACACTAGTTGCTTTAATATGACATCGTTTCAATATATGATTTCCAATAATTTCTTCTACATCCCGAAATTTCGGAACATAGTGACACTGTGACggaatgttaataattttcgcCGATTTTGAGTTCTTCAATAAGTCTAATAacaagtaagttaaaaaataagcacctaaaatttaaaaacatgttaaaattgttaatttttgaaaaagggGGCTAGTAAAATGAaactaaatgtaattaatatttacttataaaattaatttgtaatatagAATTAAAACCATCAACAGTgacattttgattttgatagaCTACTTCAGCGATGTTAATTAAAGCAAAGATTTCTTTATATTCATTATGAATATcaactgaaaaatatttaatagttttcaacGAACTTAAATCTAAGTATTTCACCGAAACACGTTCATTGCcagttaaagtttttatttctttacaaattatatttgctAACTTTAAATTTCTACAAGCAAGAATTACATGTGCACctgaaaacaataataaagttcgattatttttataaatctacaagcccatgctaaaatttttcgggtgcaaTGACCCACCATGAagcatgttgaaaaagatactCCTATgtgtaaaatttagtttaagcaccatggcgtcagcTTGCtcagtacaggtgagaataagAATGTCACACCCCTGGACTGGCAAATATATACGGCGTTGCTAAATattaactctgcataagtattcgaagtattcgaagcgaattacagaTATAAATCACGCAAGGCTTCGGTAATTGACGGGagatcaacaattttttttaacttccaatGCAGAAATTACCCGATTAATTTCTGTGAAACACCTGTATCCCTTAAAATTGACGCCCTGATGCTTAAACTAA from Chrysoperla carnea chromosome 2, inChrCarn1.1, whole genome shotgun sequence includes these protein-coding regions:
- the LOC123292403 gene encoding 70 kDa peptidyl-prolyl isomerase, with the protein product MSSKVFSKDGIHKTVIENGVIGEKPVECCVCTIVLSDIEINGSNYDTEYIRQEKNGIEQNCIMGEFDTKLDRKFEKLLETMLENEFSDVKIQLNETIITFKIKLLKLEFNGYFFDFPADKKYALATKHKERGVELFQQNRYIDAFYRFSKACRLLITCILEIDDVESTEIDGVKLIDIENLKLILYGNLASCQLKQNNYEEVIPLCSKILVQDSEHVKSLYKRGLAYTAVRDFEKAENDLVKFLQYEPNNKFVHEKLNYVRHELVLSRERYAEMCKRMF
- the LOC123292404 gene encoding retinol dehydrogenase 12-like, with amino-acid sequence MKYTFLIEFFLGSSVFGIILYQLKKYKSGSDYKCCSSKINGLNIIVTGATTLIGKATALELAQRGAYFLTYLLLDLLKNSKSAKIINIPSQCHYVPKFRDVEEIIGNHILKRCHIKATSVSKLALLAFTFHLSEELKETNVSVYAVDPGNCEKQVFPKFPKLTNPVLFILNTPIHSFIVKSSVDAAQSIIHTLLSNFPTGSFILDYQQIPFSSLAKDIRLFDLLQETIINSCKIPSQSLV